The following coding sequences lie in one Silene latifolia isolate original U9 population chromosome 5, ASM4854445v1, whole genome shotgun sequence genomic window:
- the LOC141655075 gene encoding F-box protein At4g22280-like: protein MVFGRRKRKGCQKSQETEKLDRISNLPNDILGHILSLLPTKYARNSCFRKFVNRVLVERCKNPKITRFRLKCGKHVKKSLFTDWLNVALYLHKVTELELSVELGVPFVLEPPELICQNLRVLKLECNFILRVPKLITFPCLKVLFLKEVSFPGDSTILFPCNGEICVNGLSGILLGCPLLEELVIIGCDWNRSDLFFSNPFLKKLTLDVGIGGHLDQLNGSSIYFDLPNLVYLMYSESLPEQYDIRNLNSVVDAHFEVCFNDDEFEDPQDLCDTMLDVIVGVSNCEILYLSGQCLEALTSGDFELPVFQNLTRLKLGQGYHVSWNDVLLDFLNNSPCLESLTLVQVNDHFQYRASHFRRRAEQIIRLSESDPISDPILRIPDPKRSSDMDIRSEIIGYRIGYGY, encoded by the exons ATGGTTTTTGGTCGAAGAAAGCGTAAGGGTTGTCAGAAGTCGCAAGAGACGGAGAAATTAGACCGTATCAGCAATTTACCTAATGACATTTTAGGCCATATTCTGTCTTTGCTTCCTACAAAATACGCG AGAAATAGTTGTTTTAGGAAATTTGTGAATCGGGTATTGGTTGAAAGGTGCAAGAACCCTAAAATTACCAGGTTCAGGCTGAAATGTGGGAAACATGTCAAGAAATCCCTTTTTACGGACTGGTTAAATGTTGCCTTATACTTGCATAAGGTTACTGAACTCGAGTTATCTGTCGAATTGGGTGTCCCTTTTGTTCTGGAACCTCCTGAATTGATTTGTCAGAATTTAAGGGTTTTGAAGTTGGAATGCAACTTTATCCTGCGTGTTCCGAAGCTTATAACATTTCCATGTTTGAAAGTGCTGTTTCTCAAAGAAGTTTCATTCCCGGGAGATAGCACTATTCTTTTCCCTTGTAATGGTGAAATTTGTGTGAATGGCCTCAGTGGGATTTTGCTTGGTTGCCCATTACTCGAGGAATTGGTGATAATAGGATGTGATTGGAATAGATCCGATCTATTTTTCTCTAATCCCTTTCTTAAGAAGTTGACACTTGATGTCGGAATAGGTGGACATCTTGACCAACTTAATGGTTCTTCCATTTATTTTGATCTACCGAATTTGGTTTATCTGATGTATAGCGAAAGCTTACCAGAGCAGTATGATATCAGGAACCTAAACTCTGTGGTTGATGCTCATTTTGAAGTTTGTTTTAATGACGATGAATTCGAGGATCCCCAAGATCTTTGCGACACTATGCTTGATGTTATCGTTGGTGTCTCAAACTGCGAGATCTTGTATTTATCCGGTCAATGCTTGGAG GCTCTTACTAGTGGTGATTTTGAGCTCCCCGTCTTTCAGAATTTGACTCGATTAAAGCTTGGTCAAGGCTACCATGTTAGCTGGAACGATGTGCTGCTGGATTTCCTTAATAACTCGCCTTGTTTAGAGTCTCTCACACTGGTTCAGGTTAATGATCACTTTCAGTACAGAGCTTCTCATTTCAGGCGTAGGGCTGAGCAAATTATCCGATTATCCGAATccgatccgatatccgatccgattTTGCGGATACCCGATCCGAAAAGGAGTTCagatatggatatccgatccgaaataaTCGGATATCGGATCGGATATGGATATTAA
- the LOC141657072 gene encoding F-box/LRR-repeat protein At3g58900-like — MDFGERKRSVCPESQETEKTDRISNLPDEILGHILSFVPTKYAVAASILSSRWKDLYKLTTNLDFDDSLSIHPQFRLGTPDRSSCFRKFVDRVLDQCKKSQITRFRLKCAKHVKKDLVTDWINVALSSYKVPELELSVKLGVPFALQLPAVARRNLKVLKLDCNFILRVPKLVTFPCLKILFFKQIEFPGDSLNGILSGCPLLEELVIIGCDWNGSDLFFSNPLLKKLTLDVGIGGVLDQVSGSSIHFNLPSLVYLKYIESLPEQYFITNLDSVVDAHFEVAFNDEEFEDQQELCDIMVDVIFGISNCEILYLSRQCLEALASGDFALPAFQNLTQLKLGQGCNVSWNHVLLRFLNKSPCLESLTLVQVNTNDELDDDCLFGDHPVPSCVSSCLKVINLKNFAGLKEEMGMVEYFLEKANDLEQMVIHWRKRNGASEKEIEIEIEKLPRASKTSSISFK; from the exons ATGGATTTTGGTGAAAGAAAGCGTAGTGTTTGTCCAGAGTCACAAGAGACGGAGAAAACAGACCGTATCAGCAATTTACCTGATGAAATTCTAGGCCATATTCTGTCTTTTGTTCCCACAAAGTACGCCGTGGCTGCCAGTATTCTCTCATCTAGGTGGAAGGACCTATACAAACTTACGACTAATCTTGATTTTGATGATTCTTTGTCCATTCACCCTCAATTCCGTTTGGGTACTCCAGACAGAAGTAGTTGTTTTAGGAAATTTGTGGATCGGGTATTGGATCAGTGCAAGAAGTCACAAATTACAAGGTTCAGGCTGAAGTGTGCGAAACATGTCAAGAAAGACCTAGTTACTGATTGGATTAATGTTGCCTTATCCTCGTATAAGGTCCCTGAACTCGAGTTATCTGTCAAATTGGGTGTTCCTTTTGCCCTGCAACTTCCTGCAGTGGCTCGTCGGAATTTAAAGGTTCTGAAGTTAGATTGCAACTTTATCCTGCGTGTTCCGAAGTTGGTAACATTTCCATGTCTGAAAATACTGTTTTTCAAACAAATTGAATTCCCGGGAGATAGCCTCAATGGGATTTTGTCTGGTTGCCCATTGCTCGAGGAATTGGTAATAATAGGATGTGATTGGAATGGATCCGATCTATTTTTCTCTAATCCTTTACTTAAAAAGTTGACACTTGATGTCGGAATAGGTGGAGTTCTTGACCAAGTTAGTGGTTCTTCGATTCATTTTAATCTACCGAGCTTGGTTTATCTGAAGTATATCGAAAGCTTACCAGAGCAGTATTTTATCACCAACTTAGACTCTGTGGTTGATGCTCATTTTGAGGTTGCTTTCAATGATGAAGAATTCGAGGATCAACAAGAACTTTGCGACATTATGGTTGATGTTATCTTTGGCATCTCAAACTGCGAGATCTTGTACTTATCAAGGCAATGCCTGGAG GCTCTTGCAAGTGGTGACTTTGCGTTGCCCGCTTTCCAGAATTTAACTCAATTAAAGCTTGGTCAAGGCTGCAATGTTAGCTGGAACCACGTGCTGCTGCGCTTCCTTAATAAGTCGCCTTGTTTAGAGTCTCTCACACTTGTGCAG GTGAATACCAATGATGAACTAGACGATGACTGCTTGTTTGGCGATCACCCAGTTCCATCTTGTGTTTCGTCATGCTTGAAGGTCATCAACCTCAAGAATTTCGCCGGTTTGAAAGAGGAGATGGGCATGGTCGAGTATTTCCTAGAGAAGGCTAATGATTTGGAGCAGATGGTTATACATTGGAGAAAGAGAAACGGGGCAAGCGAGAAAGAGATAGAGATAGAGATAGAGAAGTTGCCAAGAGCCTCTAAAACTAGCTCAATTTCATTCAAGTGA